Proteins from one Clostridium cellulovorans 743B genomic window:
- a CDS encoding GH36-type glycosyl hydrolase domain-containing protein yields MNYGYFDGENKEYVITKPNTPAPWANYLGSPEYGAIISNNAGGYSFVKSGANGRIIRYRFNAINMDQPGRYIYLRDNDNGDYWSGSWQPVGKPLDKYENQCHHGTAYTNIKSKYTNIKAETLYYVPLDKTYEVWRVKVTNEDTKVRNLSLYGYVEFSNENNYEQDSVNLQYTQYITKTYFRNNKIIQTINENVKQSVNGSTGKERFFGVAGAEVAAYEGDRDTFVGEYRNYSNPIAVESGKCQKVLNYNTNSCGALQIDITLNPGETKELAFVLGAHNDDASSKILASYEDLSQVEKELQELKDYWHGKLNNFQINTPDENFNHMINTWNSYQCFITFVWSRAASFQYCGLRNGYGFRDTVQDIQGIIHLAPELALEKIKFMISGQVDNGGGLPLVKFDHNPGHEMTPDDPAYTYDRYRADDALWLFPTILKYINETGNDDFLDEVIPFANKGEATVYEHLKRAINFSMERQGNNGMPAGLHADWNDCLRMGAKGESTFVAFQLYYAMAILKNIATDKKDDAYVAYLDEKLAELKETMQTKCWEGDQFIRGIREDGIVVGSKNDPEANLWLNPQSWAVISGCADKEQCEKALDKVYERLNTPYGAVLLDPPYKDHAFDGALMLLFNPSTKENGGIFSQSQGWIILAEALMGRGNKAFEYYRECSPAEMNDNAEVRKLEPYAHGQFIEAKESPFQGRAHVHWLTGTASTVMVGCVEGILGMRPTVDGLNISPSVPSDWKEFSIFKSFRGKKLNILVKNPDGKEGGVRELIVNGEKVEGSFLPVSMLKEENEIIATM; encoded by the coding sequence TTGAATTACGGTTATTTCGATGGAGAAAATAAAGAGTATGTTATCACAAAACCTAATACACCAGCACCTTGGGCAAACTATTTAGGATCCCCAGAATATGGTGCTATTATTTCAAATAATGCAGGCGGATATAGCTTTGTTAAGTCTGGAGCAAACGGAAGAATAATTCGTTACCGTTTCAATGCCATCAATATGGACCAGCCTGGAAGATATATTTATTTAAGAGATAATGATAATGGAGACTATTGGTCTGGATCTTGGCAACCAGTAGGTAAACCTTTAGATAAGTACGAAAATCAATGTCATCATGGAACTGCATATACAAATATTAAGTCGAAATATACAAATATAAAAGCTGAAACTTTATATTATGTTCCACTTGATAAAACTTATGAGGTATGGCGTGTAAAGGTAACCAATGAAGATACTAAGGTAAGAAACCTTTCTCTTTATGGTTATGTTGAATTTTCAAATGAAAACAACTACGAACAAGATTCAGTAAATCTTCAATATACTCAATACATAACAAAGACTTATTTTAGAAACAACAAAATTATTCAAACTATAAATGAAAATGTTAAACAATCAGTAAATGGAAGTACTGGAAAAGAAAGATTTTTTGGAGTTGCAGGTGCAGAAGTTGCAGCTTATGAAGGAGATAGAGATACTTTCGTAGGTGAATATAGAAATTATTCAAACCCTATAGCTGTTGAAAGTGGTAAATGCCAAAAGGTATTAAACTATAACACAAACTCTTGTGGAGCACTTCAAATAGATATTACTTTAAACCCAGGAGAAACTAAGGAATTAGCATTTGTATTAGGAGCACATAATGATGATGCTTCATCAAAAATATTAGCTAGCTATGAAGATTTATCTCAAGTAGAGAAAGAACTTCAAGAATTAAAAGATTATTGGCATGGAAAGTTAAATAACTTCCAAATCAATACTCCAGATGAAAACTTCAACCACATGATAAACACTTGGAACTCATACCAATGCTTTATAACATTTGTATGGTCAAGAGCAGCATCATTCCAATATTGTGGATTAAGAAATGGTTATGGCTTCAGAGATACTGTTCAAGATATCCAAGGTATAATACATCTTGCTCCAGAACTAGCTTTAGAAAAAATAAAGTTTATGATATCAGGACAGGTTGATAATGGTGGTGGATTACCTTTAGTTAAGTTTGATCATAACCCTGGTCACGAAATGACACCAGATGATCCAGCGTATACTTATGACAGATACAGAGCAGACGATGCTTTATGGTTATTCCCAACAATCCTTAAGTATATAAATGAAACAGGAAATGATGATTTCCTTGATGAAGTAATTCCTTTTGCTAATAAAGGGGAAGCTACTGTTTATGAACACTTAAAGAGAGCTATCAACTTTAGTATGGAAAGACAAGGTAACAACGGAATGCCTGCTGGTCTTCATGCAGACTGGAATGATTGCTTAAGAATGGGAGCTAAGGGAGAATCAACTTTCGTTGCATTCCAACTTTACTATGCTATGGCAATCTTAAAGAATATTGCAACTGACAAGAAAGATGATGCTTATGTAGCATATCTTGATGAAAAGTTAGCAGAACTTAAAGAAACTATGCAAACTAAGTGCTGGGAAGGCGACCAATTCATAAGAGGTATCAGAGAAGATGGAATTGTTGTTGGTTCTAAAAATGATCCAGAAGCAAATCTATGGTTAAATCCACAATCTTGGGCTGTTATCAGTGGTTGTGCAGACAAAGAACAATGTGAAAAAGCACTTGATAAAGTATATGAAAGACTTAACACTCCATATGGAGCTGTACTTCTAGATCCACCATACAAAGACCATGCATTTGATGGAGCTTTAATGTTATTATTCAACCCTTCTACAAAAGAGAATGGAGGAATATTCTCACAATCTCAAGGTTGGATTATATTAGCAGAGGCTTTAATGGGTCGTGGAAATAAAGCATTCGAATACTACAGAGAATGTAGCCCAGCAGAAATGAACGATAATGCTGAAGTAAGAAAGCTTGAGCCATATGCTCATGGACAATTTATCGAAGCTAAAGAAAGCCCATTCCAAGGAAGAGCTCACGTTCATTGGTTAACAGGAACAGCTTCTACTGTTATGGTTGGTTGTGTTGAAGGTATCTTAGGAATGAGACCAACAGTTGATGGATTAAATATATCACCATCAGTTCCATCAGATTGGAAAGAATTCTCTATATTCAAGAGCTTCAGAGGCAAGAAATTAAATATTCTTGTTAAGAACCCAGATGGTAAAGAAGGCGGAGTAAGAGAATTAATCGTAAACGGAGAAAAGGTTGAAGGAAGCTTCCTTCCAGTTTCAATGTTAAAAGAAGAAAACGAAATAATAGCAACAATGTAG